In Gammaproteobacteria bacterium (ex Lamellibrachia satsuma), a single genomic region encodes these proteins:
- a CDS encoding filamentous hemagglutinin N-terminal domain-containing protein: protein MGQTATGSSETCYAIKELSHFIRMAIVLPASLLLAQPGMVLAGPQGGQVVGGQGAISTPSTNTTLIQQQSHNLALEWQSFNVQAQELVRFQQPSASAAVLNRILDQNPSQIFGTIEANGRVFLSNPNGLIFGRTATVNVGSLIATGLDMDPGKFMDGKYELGLPDGQSPGSVINRGIIKAATGGSVVMVGGTASNEGLIVADVGYVHLASGRKAVVDFDGAGLIRFRVDEAVLGNDSGAEASVANSGEIRAEGGTVVLAGHTARDVFSQVVNNTGVIHAGSIDKSGGKIRLTGFGGLVANSGRLEASGTKGGSIEVTGDRITSSGAIVADGSAGDGGRVKLESADTTLLTDNSAISAQSKIGGKGGSVQVLGDRVGLFGNATIDASGHIGGGEVLVGGDYQGGNPDVLNADRTYVGPDTQIRADAIVDGDGGKVIVWADEITRFYGTISAKGDSNSGSGGFAEVSGKEGLIYRGTTDLSGADGRQGTLLLDPGTITIAGGSSDGSDNEAGDSATVLSHDGDTTVAFADIPASFTVYESEIEGTNADIILQATDGISTSGTFDNGGEGNGILLLNTDRSLTLITRNAALEGSTGIDVSAIEIRGQGAGDIIIQSGSDGRDVGTANIAVGTLTSGSGSITINSEGTVSVSGALSTGGNIGITAGDAATFALDNTTENVTAAILTVTATDVDGFDTINSLGSTNVILQPDAVADTVGLAVADGTSFTLTTDDIAELKAGSGTVTIGQAGGTGAISLGGAVDLAGKNVALRGGRINDTINTLSADTLALDLDSNGAGANTLGTTVSTLSIDSSDGNDATNQSVTVVNAGAVALDILNLDGGTLNLTAGGAITDGNADAAGADTTVNVTADTLNILGNQAVTDIETAVSTLDLTTAATSISNTGALALADSIVTGQLDLTGSAGIALGTLTATGQTVNLTAGGAITQNGVLTATTLNVTNASSTTTLTQANVLINLDTVNATGGDFQLANDQALNLTGGIDAGVNDVTITTGANAVTFALDNTTENVTAGILTVTATDVDGFDTINSLGSTNVILQPDAVADTVGLAVADGTSFTLTTDDIAELKAGSGTVTIGQAGGTGAISLGDAVDLAGKNVALRGGRINDTTNTISADTLDLDLDSNGAGANTLSTTVSTLSIDSSDGNDATNQSVNVVNTAAVALGILNLDGGTLNLTAGGAITDGNADAAGADTTVNVTADTLNILGNQAVTDIETAVSTLDLTTAATSISNTGALALADSIVTGQLDLTGSAGIALGTLTATGQTVNLAAGGAITDANADAAGADTTVNVTADTLNILGNHAVTDIETAASNLDLATAATSISNTGALTLADSTVTGQLDLTGSVGIALNNLDATGQAVNLNAAGAITDGNGGGTNITATTISLTAVSGIGAEDAIETAATSLSVDNSGAFDVQISNSQASATELTSLSTVGANVTFNQTGGGDLNVTGAVTSGNHPGTDGGNILINATGNLTLNADLDTRDGSGGTSTLSGLTVSNGVQIRLGAGDITATGGSPDTVIASDIIHSEAGHGDINLVADRDIVIQAMLQTTLDTLDIILSADNDNDSDGGVRVDTGGFIDSARDVTITGSDLSDDNDPNGVGGFNSVYVAADGANNQIQAAGSITLQSSGVAPAGSDIQLDGRVTATGAGGVTVNALDQILLNTVLTAGGGGIAMQNNVVLTGNSSLTAANGPINFSGTIQGQGSAWDLAVNAGNGVVTLGGAVGAGNLVGAIDIDAGTLNQNGDITAQGQVDLTLANAFTLGTITATGQTVNLSAGGAITDGNADAAGVDATVNVTAGTLNILGNQAVIDIETAVNTLDLTTAATSISNTGALTLTDSIVGGQLDLTGSAGIVLNNLDAAGQTVNLIAAGDVTDGAGTGVAAATMTATLTGVSSDLTLDSGNHNIAQLGAVTAPGGFTLDNGDNGITLTAAVQAANNVINIGVGTGTLVTNAAGTLSAGTGAITLTGDGMSLDGVVNGTGTLLVQPTTVGQSIGIAGGAGAFSLTTEEIAEFQNGFSGITIGRADGTGTITINAVTFNDPITLRAPDGAGAIAVDGQITGNDNASITLDGPGATTTLNADIVTAGNAISISDNVILGTPATVTLDTTNSGVVVAGANIGIGGTVDDDGVASALVLNGGAGGTVALSGSAGEGTALGGLTIGNAAQVDLANVIADGAVVVAGGNIDLNGTTYTSNSGALTFTGAVDLDSGGVVTLTTDGGAGDDITLTGAVEDADSADTLVLNAGGLGNVDLRSAVGGTNMLAALTVSSAAQVDTGAVTTVGAQGYTADEIDFNGGVGSIAGTSIILQPVADGTSIGVGGGAGTLDVSATDIAALADGFASISIGRASGAHAIVVGGSTFVDPVTIRAPAGAGSITVDGQLTGNDNASITLDGSGSTTTLNADIVTAGNVIVISDNVILGTPATVTLNTTNGVATGADINIAGTVNDDSTASALVLNGGAGGGVMLSGAIGADIALDGLTVSNAAQVDLANMIANTPIAVTGDNIDLNGTIYTSNTGALTFTGAVDLDSGGAVTLTSGGGAGDDITITSVVEDADSADSLVLNAGAAGIVNLLGAVGENNALAALTVTNSAGISLPALGIADDLIANSAGAIIDSGILDIGGDAQFTTTALNGSVILDQASDIDGALIVTTDGTGTTSVTNLTDAIDLGTITTAQLLIGAAGTITDSGVLDIGGDAQFTTTALNGSVILDQASDIDGALIVTTDGTGTTSVTNLTDSIDLGTIITAQLTIGAAGAIIDSGVMDIGGDAQFTTTAANGSVILDQASDIDGALIVTTDGTGTTSVTNLTDAIDLGTITTAQLTVGAAGAITDSGILDIGGDAQFTTTALNGSVILDQASDIDGALIVTTDGTGTTSVTNLTDAIDLGTITTAQLLIGAAGTITDSGVLDIGGDAQFTTTALNGSVILDQASDIDGALIVTTDGTGAASVTNLADAVDLGTITTAQLTIGAAGAIIDSGVLDIGGDAQFTTTAANGSVTLDQASDVDGALIVTTDGTGTTSVTNLTDVIDLGTITTAQLMVASGTITDSGVLDIGGDAQFTTTAANGSVTLDQASDIDGALIVTTDGTGTTSVTNLTDAIDLGTITTAQLTIGAAGTIIDSGVLDIGGDAQFTTTALNGSVTLDQASDIDGALIVDTDGTGTTSVTNMTDAIDLGTITTAQLTIGVAGAITDSGVLDIGGDALFTTTAANGSVTLDQASDIDGALIVTTDGTGTTSVTNLADAIDLGAITTAQLTLGAAGAITDSGTLSVNGSALFVTRNDAAADITLNDANSQFGFLAVRTLNEGGTTAVAGAIDVTESGVMNINQVEALGTAVLTAETIIGGGNITAANLNLNATGGGVVLPEMSLTDLDVTASGSITQSGALSIGGTSSFTTGANDITLVDEHNDFIGAVSVNNSGNNTVTVRDKDTLVVGDIAAGGDTIMWADSILQTGNITSENGFVKVFADTGTLTMNAGTHTLATSGHQIVYTGHDDVTISQLETAAAEINVNSEFGDIKATNENVNVKGSGVTANIYALGFVGSIGTSTQPVRFQQPDVGTINLAFNHEAVISGQWGAVITGTVNVITGKPVYERSTGLTAGRSSIGGTVTDLSAVQSLLAGQVQAASQDQFEKVDAALLKSQIKIHNVIGLGLRMPGILDEQEGGDFSGDELTMGGRWLNLKYELPKNWMSHVKAFPKVFYAPDESRIDGGRMR, encoded by the coding sequence GTGGGCCAGACTGCCACTGGTTCGAGTGAAACTTGCTACGCCATAAAAGAGTTATCCCATTTCATACGGATGGCAATCGTCCTGCCAGCCAGTTTGCTGCTTGCTCAGCCGGGTATGGTTTTGGCCGGTCCCCAAGGGGGGCAGGTAGTCGGTGGTCAGGGCGCGATCAGCACACCCAGCACCAACACCACCCTGATCCAGCAGCAGTCTCACAACCTGGCTCTGGAGTGGCAGAGCTTCAACGTACAGGCCCAGGAGTTGGTGCGATTCCAGCAACCCTCCGCTTCCGCCGCCGTCCTCAACCGCATACTCGATCAAAATCCCAGCCAGATCTTCGGCACCATCGAAGCCAACGGCCGGGTTTTTCTCTCCAATCCCAATGGCCTCATCTTCGGCCGTACCGCTACCGTCAATGTCGGCAGTCTCATCGCCACGGGCCTGGACATGGATCCGGGCAAATTCATGGACGGCAAATATGAACTGGGTCTGCCTGACGGCCAATCCCCCGGCAGCGTGATCAACCGCGGAATCATCAAGGCCGCTACCGGCGGCAGCGTCGTTATGGTGGGCGGCACTGCCAGCAATGAAGGGCTGATCGTTGCCGATGTGGGTTACGTTCACCTTGCCTCCGGGCGCAAGGCCGTGGTTGATTTTGACGGTGCCGGATTGATCCGTTTTCGCGTCGACGAAGCAGTGCTGGGCAATGACAGCGGTGCCGAAGCTTCCGTGGCCAATTCAGGTGAGATCCGTGCCGAAGGCGGCACTGTGGTTCTGGCCGGACACACCGCCCGCGACGTCTTCAGCCAAGTGGTCAACAACACAGGTGTGATCCATGCCGGCAGCATCGACAAATCCGGTGGCAAGATCCGGTTGACCGGGTTTGGCGGTCTGGTGGCCAACAGCGGCAGGTTGGAAGCGTCGGGTACCAAGGGTGGAAGCATCGAGGTAACAGGCGACCGCATCACATCCAGTGGCGCTATTGTTGCCGACGGCAGTGCAGGTGATGGCGGCAGGGTGAAACTGGAATCTGCCGATACGACCCTCCTGACCGATAACAGTGCCATCAGCGCCCAATCCAAGATTGGTGGCAAAGGCGGTAGTGTGCAGGTGTTGGGTGACCGTGTCGGCCTGTTCGGCAACGCAACGATTGATGCCTCCGGCCATATTGGTGGCGGCGAAGTGCTGGTTGGTGGGGATTACCAGGGGGGTAATCCGGATGTGCTGAATGCCGACCGAACTTATGTTGGGCCAGATACGCAGATCAGGGCGGATGCCATTGTTGATGGTGATGGCGGCAAGGTGATCGTTTGGGCGGATGAAATCACCAGGTTCTACGGAACCATTAGTGCAAAAGGCGACAGCAATTCAGGTAGTGGTGGTTTTGCCGAGGTATCCGGTAAAGAGGGTTTGATCTATCGAGGAACAACTGATCTATCTGGAGCTGATGGTCGTCAGGGGACACTCCTCCTCGATCCTGGCACGATCACAATTGCTGGCGGAAGTTCAGACGGTAGTGATAACGAGGCCGGCGATTCAGCAACCGTGCTCTCTCATGATGGCGATACAACCGTAGCATTTGCAGATATTCCGGCCAGTTTTACCGTGTATGAATCCGAAATCGAAGGAACCAATGCCGATATCATCCTGCAAGCCACTGATGGTATCTCTACCTCTGGAACTTTCGATAATGGTGGCGAAGGGAATGGCATACTCCTTTTGAATACTGATCGATCCTTGACTCTGATTACTCGCAATGCAGCATTAGAAGGAAGCACAGGCATTGATGTATCTGCGATAGAAATCCGCGGGCAAGGTGCTGGAGATATCATCATTCAATCCGGATCAGATGGTCGTGATGTGGGTACAGCCAACATTGCGGTTGGCACTCTGACTTCCGGGTCCGGGTCGATCACAATCAATTCAGAAGGCACCGTATCTGTCAGCGGTGCACTCTCGACAGGTGGGAACATTGGTATCACGGCAGGTGATGCTGCAACCTTTGCGCTGGACAATACGACAGAAAATGTGACGGCCGCCATACTGACGGTCACTGCCACTGACGTGGATGGTTTTGACACCATCAACAGTCTGGGCAGTACCAACGTGATACTACAACCGGATGCGGTGGCGGATACGGTCGGACTGGCGGTGGCGGACGGGACAAGCTTCACCCTGACCACCGACGACATTGCCGAATTGAAGGCAGGCAGCGGTACAGTGACCATAGGCCAGGCTGGCGGCACAGGCGCGATCAGTCTGGGCGGTGCAGTGGATCTGGCCGGAAAGAATGTGGCCCTGCGAGGTGGCCGGATCAACGATACCATCAACACCCTCAGTGCCGACACGTTGGCTTTGGATTTGGATTCCAACGGGGCGGGTGCAAATACCCTGGGTACTACCGTATCCACGCTGTCCATTGATTCTTCCGACGGCAATGATGCCACCAATCAAAGCGTGACTGTGGTGAATGCCGGTGCAGTGGCTCTAGATATCCTTAATTTGGACGGCGGTACTTTGAACCTGACCGCCGGAGGCGCCATCACCGACGGCAATGCTGATGCCGCTGGCGCGGATACCACGGTAAATGTGACGGCTGATACCCTGAACATCCTGGGCAACCAGGCGGTGACGGATATTGAGACAGCGGTTAGCACTCTGGATCTGACTACTGCGGCCACCTCTATCAGCAATACCGGCGCGCTGGCGCTGGCTGACTCTATAGTGACGGGTCAGTTGGATCTGACCGGCAGTGCGGGCATCGCTCTGGGTACCCTGACGGCCACCGGCCAGACGGTGAATTTGACCGCTGGAGGTGCTATTACCCAGAACGGCGTTTTGACAGCAACTACCCTGAACGTCACTAATGCCAGCAGTACCACCACGCTGACTCAAGCCAATGTACTGATCAACTTGGATACGGTGAATGCTACTGGAGGTGACTTCCAGCTGGCCAACGACCAGGCGCTGAATCTGACTGGCGGGATCGATGCTGGAGTAAACGACGTCACGATCACTACTGGCGCCAATGCGGTCACCTTTGCCTTGGACAATACGACAGAAAATGTGACGGCCGGCATACTGACGGTCACTGCCACTGACGTGGATGGTTTTGACACCATCAACAGTCTGGGCAGTACCAACGTGATACTACAACCGGATGCGGTGGCGGATACGGTGGGACTGGCAGTGGCGGACGGGACGAGCTTCACCCTGACCACCGACGACATTGCCGAATTGAAGGCAGGCAGCGGTACAGTGACCATCGGCCAGGCTGGCGGCACAGGCGCGATCAGCCTGGGCGATGCGGTGGATCTGGCCGGAAAGAATGTGGCCCTGCGAGGTGGCCGGATCAACGATACCACCAACACCATCAGTGCCGACACATTGGATTTGGATTTGGATTCCAACGGGGCGGGTGCAAATACTCTGAGTACTACCGTATCCACGCTGTCCATTGACTCTTCCGACGGCAATGATGCCACTAACCAAAGCGTGAATGTGGTGAATACCGCTGCGGTGGCTCTAGGTATCCTTAATTTGGACGGCGGCACTTTGAACCTGACCGCCGGAGGCGCCATCACTGACGGCAATGCTGATGCCGCTGGCGCGGATACCACGGTAAATGTGACGGCTGACACCCTGAACATCCTGGGCAACCAGGCGGTGACGGATATTGAGACAGCGGTTAGCACTCTGGATCTGACTACTGCGGCCACCTCTATCAGCAATACCGGCGCGCTGGCGCTGGCTGACTCTATAGTGACGGGTCAGTTGGATCTGACCGGCAGTGCGGGCATCGCTCTGGGTACCCTGACGGCCACCGGCCAGACGGTGAACCTGGCCGCCGGAGGTGCTATTACCGATGCTAATGCGGATGCCGCCGGCGCCGATACCACAGTGAATGTAACCGCTGACACCCTGAACATTCTGGGTAACCATGCGGTGACGGATATTGAGACAGCGGCGAGCAACCTGGACCTGGCTACGGCGGCCACCAGCATCAGCAACACAGGTGCGTTGACCCTGGCCGACTCCACGGTGACAGGGCAGTTGGATCTGACCGGCAGCGTCGGGATTGCCCTGAACAACCTGGACGCCACTGGTCAGGCGGTGAACCTGAACGCTGCCGGCGCCATCACCGACGGTAACGGTGGCGGAACCAACATCACGGCAACGACTATTTCGCTCACCGCCGTCTCAGGCATAGGGGCGGAGGATGCCATTGAAACCGCAGCTACATCCCTGTCGGTGGACAACAGTGGTGCCTTTGATGTGCAAATCTCAAACAGCCAGGCAAGTGCCACCGAACTGACTTCACTGAGCACGGTGGGGGCTAATGTAACCTTCAACCAGACTGGTGGCGGTGACTTGAATGTTACCGGTGCTGTCACCAGTGGCAACCATCCAGGTACCGATGGTGGCAACATCCTGATCAATGCCACCGGCAACCTGACCCTTAATGCAGACCTGGATACCCGAGACGGCAGTGGCGGCACCAGCACCCTGTCCGGACTCACCGTGAGCAACGGGGTGCAGATTAGACTGGGTGCCGGTGACATTACCGCAACCGGCGGTTCCCCGGATACCGTGATCGCCTCCGACATCATCCACTCTGAAGCCGGGCATGGTGATATCAATCTGGTCGCCGACCGCGATATCGTTATTCAGGCCATGTTGCAAACAACCCTGGACACTCTGGATATCATCCTGAGTGCGGATAATGATAACGATAGCGATGGTGGCGTGCGGGTGGACACCGGCGGTTTCATCGACTCTGCCCGAGACGTGACCATTACCGGTTCCGACCTTTCCGACGACAACGATCCCAATGGCGTCGGCGGGTTCAACAGTGTCTACGTGGCCGCGGATGGCGCCAATAATCAGATCCAGGCGGCAGGGAGCATTACCCTGCAAAGCAGTGGCGTTGCCCCCGCAGGGTCAGATATTCAGCTGGACGGGCGGGTTACCGCCACTGGGGCTGGTGGCGTGACCGTGAATGCCCTGGACCAGATTCTGCTCAATACCGTGCTCACTGCGGGTGGTGGCGGGATCGCCATGCAGAACAACGTGGTTCTGACCGGCAACAGTAGTCTGACTGCAGCCAATGGGCCGATCAACTTCTCCGGCACCATTCAAGGACAGGGGTCCGCCTGGGATCTGGCCGTGAATGCCGGCAACGGTGTTGTAACCCTTGGTGGCGCAGTGGGTGCCGGCAACTTGGTTGGGGCCATAGACATCGATGCCGGAACCCTGAATCAGAATGGTGACATTACCGCTCAGGGGCAGGTTGATCTCACCTTGGCCAACGCCTTTACCCTTGGAACCATCACTGCGACCGGCCAGACGGTGAACCTGTCCGCGGGTGGCGCCATTACCGACGGCAATGCTGATGCGGCTGGCGTGGATGCCACGGTCAATGTAACCGCCGGCACCCTGAACATCCTGGGCAACCAGGCGGTGATTGACATTGAGACAGCGGTTAACACGCTTGATCTGACCACTGCTGCGACTTCCATCAGCAATACCGGCGCGTTGACTCTGACCGACTCCATTGTGGGTGGGCAGTTGGATTTGACCGGCAGTGCCGGGATCGTTCTGAACAATCTGGACGCGGCGGGTCAGACGGTGAACCTGATTGCCGCAGGGGATGTGACCGATGGGGCCGGAACAGGGGTTGCTGCTGCGACAATGACGGCTACGCTGACGGGAGTATCCTCGGACCTGACCTTGGATTCGGGTAATCATAACATTGCCCAGTTGGGGGCGGTGACGGCTCCAGGTGGTTTCACCCTGGATAATGGCGACAACGGCATCACTCTGACTGCCGCGGTACAAGCCGCCAACAACGTCATCAATATTGGTGTGGGTACCGGTACCCTGGTCACCAATGCGGCTGGAACTCTCTCAGCCGGAACCGGCGCCATCACCCTGACCGGTGACGGAATGAGCCTGGATGGCGTCGTCAACGGAACTGGAACCCTTCTGGTTCAGCCCACCACTGTGGGACAAAGCATCGGTATTGCCGGTGGCGCGGGGGCCTTCTCTCTCACGACTGAGGAAATTGCCGAATTCCAGAATGGGTTCAGCGGAATCACCATCGGCCGTGCCGACGGAACCGGAACCATCACCATCAATGCTGTTACCTTCAACGACCCGATTACCCTTCGTGCTCCCGACGGGGCCGGTGCTATCGCGGTGGACGGTCAGATTACGGGCAACGACAACGCGTCGATCACCCTGGATGGTCCGGGAGCTACGACCACGCTGAACGCTGATATCGTCACCGCCGGCAACGCAATCTCGATCAGCGATAACGTGATTCTTGGTACTCCAGCCACGGTGACCCTGGATACTACCAATAGTGGAGTAGTTGTGGCCGGCGCAAACATCGGTATCGGTGGAACGGTTGATGACGACGGTGTTGCCAGTGCGCTGGTGCTCAACGGTGGAGCAGGGGGGACGGTGGCGCTGTCTGGTTCGGCCGGAGAGGGCACGGCCCTGGGCGGTTTGACGATCGGCAATGCTGCACAGGTGGATTTGGCCAACGTGATCGCCGATGGCGCTGTCGTGGTGGCTGGCGGCAACATCGACCTGAATGGAACCACCTACACCAGTAACTCAGGAGCATTGACCTTCACCGGCGCGGTGGATCTGGACAGCGGTGGCGTCGTCACCCTGACCACCGATGGTGGAGCAGGCGATGACATCACCCTCACTGGCGCGGTGGAAGATGCCGACAGTGCGGATACCCTGGTGCTCAATGCGGGTGGATTGGGCAACGTGGATCTACGAAGTGCCGTCGGTGGAACCAATATGCTGGCAGCGCTGACTGTCAGCAGTGCGGCACAGGTGGATACGGGGGCTGTAACCACCGTTGGTGCCCAGGGTTACACAGCCGACGAGATCGACTTTAACGGTGGAGTTGGTTCCATTGCTGGCACGAGCATCATTCTGCAGCCGGTTGCCGATGGCACTTCGATAGGAGTGGGAGGCGGAGCCGGTACCCTGGATGTTTCCGCTACCGACATAGCTGCGTTGGCTGATGGATTCGCTTCGATTTCCATTGGCCGGGCTAGTGGTGCCCACGCCATCGTAGTGGGCGGCTCGACCTTCGTGGATCCGGTGACCATTCGGGCGCCGGCCGGTGCTGGCAGCATCACGGTAGACGGTCAGCTTACGGGCAACGACAACGCTTCGATCACGTTGGATGGCTCGGGGAGCACTACCACGCTGAACGCCGACATCGTCACTGCGGGTAACGTGATCGTGATAAGCGATAACGTTATCCTTGGCACACCTGCCACTGTGACCTTGAATACAACCAATGGAGTTGCTACCGGCGCGGACATCAATATTGCAGGTACGGTCAATGATGACAGTACTGCCAGCGCGCTGGTGCTCAACGGTGGTGCCGGGGGGGGTGTGATGCTGTCTGGTGCGATCGGGGCAGACATAGCCCTTGACGGCTTGACAGTCAGCAATGCGGCCCAAGTGGATCTGGCCAACATGATCGCCAACACCCCCATCGCAGTGACCGGCGACAACATCGACCTGAATGGAACCATCTACACCAGTAACACGGGAGCATTAACCTTTACCGGCGCTGTGGATCTGGACAGTGGTGGCGCCGTCACCCTGACCTCTGGAGGGGGAGCGGGAGACGACATCACCATCACCAGCGTGGTGGAAGATGCCGACAGCGCTGACTCCCTGGTGCTCAACGCCGGTGCGGCGGGTATTGTTAACTTGCTGGGCGCGGTTGGTGAGAACAATGCGTTGGCGGCATTAACGGTAACCAATAGCGCCGGCATATCGCTGCCTGCACTGGGGATTGCCGACGATCTTATTGCCAATTCCGCCGGCGCCATCATCGACAGCGGCATACTGGATATCGGCGGTGATGCCCAGTTCACGACTACTGCACTCAACGGCTCGGTGATCCTGGATCAGGCCAGTGATATCGACGGTGCCTTGATTGTGACCACCGACGGCACGGGCACCACAAGCGTTACCAATCTGACCGATGCTATCGATCTTGGGACAATCACCACCGCACAACTGCTGATTGGCGCAGCCGGTACCATCACCGACAGCGGCGTACTGGACATCGGCGGTGATGCCCAGTTCACGACTACTGCACTCAACGGCTCGGTGATCCTGGATCAGGCGAGTGACATAGACGGTGCCTTGATCGTGACCACTGACGGCACGGGCACCACCAGCGTTACCAATCTGACAGACTCCATTGATCTTGGGACGATCATCACCGCACAGCTGACCATTGGTGCAGCGGGCGCGATCATCGACAGCGGCGTAATGGATATCGGTGGCGATGCCCAGTTCACCACCACGGCTGCCAACGGATCGGTGATCCTGGATCAGGCCAGCGATATCGATGGGGCTTTGATTGTGACCACCGACGGCACGGGTACCACCAGCGTGACCAATCTGACCGACGCCATCGATCTTGGCACGATCACCACCGCGCAACTGACGGTTGGTGCAGCGGGTGCTATAACCGACAGCGGCATACTGGACATCGGCGGTGATGCCCAGTTCACGACTACTGCACTCAACGGCTCGGTGATCCTGGATCAGGCCAGTGATATCGACGGTGCCTTGATTGTGACCACCGACGGCACGGGCACCACAAGCGTTACCAATCTGACCGATGCTATCGATCTTGGGACAATCACCACCGCACAACTGCTGATTGGCGCAGCCGGTACCATCACCGACAGCGGCGTACTGGACATCGGCGGTGATGCCCAGTTCACGACTACTGCACTCAACGGCTCGGTGATCCTGGATCAGGCGAGTGACATAGACGGTGCCTTGATCGTGACCACTGACGGCACGGGCGCCGCCAGCGTCACCAACCTGGCCGACGCCGTCGATCTTGGCACGATCACCACCGCACAGCTGACGATTGGTGCAGCGGGTGCCATCATCGACAGCGGCGTACTGGATATCGGCGGTGATGCCCAGTTCACGACAACGGCAGCCAACGGTTCGGTGACCCTGGATCAGGCCAGCGACGTCGACGGTGCCTTGATCGTGACCACCGACGGCACGGGCACCACCAGCGTGACCAATCTGACCGATGTCATCGATCTTGGGACAATCACCACCGCACAACTGATGGTTGCATCCGGTACCATCACCGACAGCGGCGTACTGGACATCGGCGGCGATGCCCAGTTCACCACAACGGCAGCCAACGGATCGGTGACCCTGGATCAGGCCAGTGATATCGACGGTGCCTTGATTGTGACCACCGACGGCACGGGTACTACCAGCGTCACCAATCTGACCGACGCCATCGACCTTGGCACGATCACCACCGCACAACTGACGATTGGGGCTGCGGGCACGATCATCGACAGCGGCGTACTGGATATCGGCGGCGATGCCCAGTTCACGACTACTGCACTCAACGGCTCGGTGACCCTGGATCAGGCCAGCGACATCGACGGTGCCTTGATTGTGGACACCGACGGCACGGGCACCACCAGCGTGACGAACATGACCGATGCCATCGATCTTGGCACGATCACCACCGCACAACTGACGATTGGCGTAGCAGGTGCGATCACCGACAGCGGCGTACTGGACATCGGCGGTGATGCCTTGTTCACAACAACGGCAGCCAACGGCTCGGTGACCCTGGATCAGGCCAGCGATATCGACGGTGCCTTGATCGTGACCACCGACGGTACAGGCACCACCAGCGTGACGAACCTGGCCGATGCTATCGACCTGGGCGCAATTACCACAGCACAGCTAACGCTCGGTGCAGCGGGTGCCATTACCGATAGCGGCACTCTATCTGTGAACGGCAGTGCCTTGTTTGTCACTCGGAACGATGCTGCTGCCGACATCACGCTGAATGATGCCAACTCCCAGTTTGGCTTCCTGGCGGTACGGACCTTGAATGAGGGGGGTACGACGGCTGTAGCGGGTGCGATCGACGTGACCGAATCAGGGGTGATGAATATCAACCAGGTTGAGGCTTTGGGCACAGCAGTACTGACTGCTGAAACGATCATTGGCGGCGGCAATATCACGGCGGCTAATCTGAATCTGAATGCAACGGGTGGTGGAGTTGTGCTGCCTGAGATGTCACTGACCGATCTTGATGTTACAGCAAGCGGCTCGATCACCCAGAGTGGGGCGTTGAGCATTGGTGGAACCAGCAGCTTCACAACTGGTGCCAATGACATCACTTTGGTCGATGAGCACAATGACTTCATAGGCGCTGTCAGTGTAAACAACAGTGGCAATAACACTGTTACTGTCAGAGACAAGGATACCCTTGTTGTCGGTGATATTGCTGCGGGCGGCGACACAATAATGTGGGCAGACTCCATTCTTCAAACCGGGAACATCACTTCAGAAAATGGCTTTGTCAAAGTGTTTGCAGATACCGGCACCCTGACGATGAACGCCGGTACCCATACCTTAGCCACTTCTGGTCATCAGATTGTTTACACGGGTCATGACGACGTTACCATCTCTCAACTGGAAACCGCTGCAGCGGAAATAAATGTGAATTCTGAATTTGGTGACATCAAGGCGACCAACGAAAATGTGAATGTCAAGGGCAGCGGTGTGACAGCCAATATTTACGCATTGGGTTTCGTCGGTTCCATCGGCACAAGTACTCAACCGGTGCGCTTCCAGCAGCCGGATGTGGGCACCATAAACCTGGCCTTTAATCACGAAGCGGTCATCAGTGGGCAGTGGGGTGCAGTCATTACCGGGACAGTGAATGTCATCACGGGCAAACCTGTTTACGAAAGAAGTACAGGCCTGACTGCAGGGCGATCCTCCATCGGGGGAACCGTTACCGATTTGTCAGCAGTGCAAAGTCTGCTTGCCGGACAGGTTCAGGCCGCATCCCAGGATCAGTTTGAAAAAGTTGATGCAGCCCTTCTGAAATCTCAGATCAAGATCCACAATGTTATTGGGCTTGGGCTCAGGATGCCAGGCATTCTGGATGAACAAGAGGGTGGGGATTTTAGTGGCGATGAACTCACCATGGGTGGTAGGTGGCTTAATCTGAAATATGAACTGCCGAAAAATTGGATGAGTCACGTCAAAGCCTTCCCAAAGGTTTTTTATGCGCCGGATGAGTCGAGAATCGATGGTGGGAGAATGCGGTAG